In Carya illinoinensis cultivar Pawnee chromosome 9, C.illinoinensisPawnee_v1, whole genome shotgun sequence, the following are encoded in one genomic region:
- the LOC122275483 gene encoding uncharacterized protein LOC122275483: protein MGKTEEDRAVPAGVGPQSQDQNAQTQSCGNCGFGWCCGGVRRLIGFRCLFVLLLSAAVFLSAVFWLPPFLKFADQRDLDLDSKFKDHDIVASFYLKKPISLLEDNISQLEEDILNEIGFPTTKVVILSLEPIARSNTTKVVFGVDPDAKYSVISQTTQSFIRANFVSLVIQQLSLRLTTSLFGEPFFFEVLKFPGGITIIPPQSAFLLQKVQILFNFTLNSPIYQIQLNFNKLTSQLKSGLRLAPYENLYVSLSNSKGSTVAAPTVVQSSVLLAVGNTPSTQRLKQLAQTITHSHSRNLGLNNTVFGRVKQVRLSSILQHSLHGGDGSGPSPSPAPLPHPHHRHHHHHHQHHHHHHHHHHHHHHHDTHLDPAISPAPSIERGVPVAQRGAPAPKDGSPAPKRSLPAPEKSYEAKPPGCQLGYRRSSKGHARKHSHFAPTVAPYISPYYPVASPQAQVVPPSPIYHTIPASSPLPNVVFAHVQPPAKSDSDSGHADIVPPVAPSPSSSCAGFLTAQLPFSLFLALVLHL, encoded by the exons ATGGGGAAGACAGAGGAGGACCGGGCGGTGCCAGCCGGAGTGGGTCCCCAGTCGCAGGACCAGAATGCGCAGACCCAGTCGTGTGGGAACTGTGGCTTTGGGTGGTGTTGTGGAGGGGTTCGGAGGCTCATTGGGTTCAGATGTCTTTTCGTCCTTCTGCTCTCGGCGGCCGTCTTCCTCTCCGCTGTATTTTGGCTGCCCCCGTTTCTTAAGTTCGCAGATCAGCGGGATCTGGATCTAGATTCAAAGTTCAAAG ATCATGATATAGTGGCAAGTTTTTATCTTAAGAAGCCGATTTCTTTGCTGGAAGACAATATCTCACAGCTAGAGGAAGACATACTTAATGAGATAGGCTTTCCCACCACCAAA GTGGTCATCTTATCTCTGGAACCCATAGCTAGATCAAACACAACCAAGGTTGTATTTGGGGTTGACCCTGATGCGAAATATTCAGTAATATCCCAAACTACTCAAAGTTTTATCAGGGCAAATTTTGTTTCTCTGGTTATACAGCAACTCTCTCTTCGCTTGACTACATCCTTGTTTGGGGAACCATTCTTTTTCGAGGTTCTAAAATTCCCAGGAGGAATTACCATCATCCCCCCTCAGAGTGCATTTCTTTTGCAGAAAGTACAAATCCTTTTCAACTTTACTTTAAACTCCCCTATCTATCAAATAcaattgaattttaataaacTGACGAGCCAGCTGAAGTCAGGATTACGCTTGGCACCCTATGAG AACTTGTACGTTAGCTTATCAAACTCAAAAGGTTCAACAGTAGCTGCGCCCACTGTTGTTCAGTCATCTGTTCTCCTGGCTGTTGGGAATACTCCCTCAACACAAAGATTAAAGCAACTGGCTCAGACCATCACACATTCTCATTCAAGAAACCTTGGCCTGAATAACACTGTATTTGGTAGGGTTAAGCAAGTTCGGCTTTCATCCATATTGCAACACTCCCTCCATGGTGGTGATGGCAGTGGTCCCTCACCTTCTCCTGCACCTCTGCCTCATCCCCAccaccgccaccaccaccaccaccaccaacaccaccaccaccaccatcaccaccaccatcatcaCCATCACCATGATACTCATCTAGATCCTGCAATTTCTCCTGCTCCTTCAATTGAGAGGGGGGTGCCTGTAGCTCAAAGAGGTGCGCCTGCGCCTAAGGATGGTTCACCTGCACCAAAGAGAAGTTTGCCAGCACCGGAGAAAAGTTATGAAGCAAAGCCTCCTGGTTGCCAACTTGGATATAGGAGGAGTTCTAAAGGGCATGCCAGAAAGCACTCTCACTTTGCCCCTACTGTTGCACCATATATTTCTCCTTATTATCCTGTGGCCTCACCACAAGCGCAAGTTGTCCCACCATCTCCCATTTATCATACAATTCCTGCTTCTAGTCCTTTGCCAAATGTTGTTTTTGCTCACGTTCAGCCCCCAGCAAAGAGTGACTCAGATTCGGGACATGCTGACATTGTGCCTCCTGTTGCACCATCACCATCTTCAT CTTGTGCAGGTTTTCTTACTGCTCAATTGCCATTTTCTCTGTTCCTAGCTCTCGTATTACATCTATAA